AAATACTTTGGGACAACTGTTTCGGAAAAGGGCAtatgtattatcttgttattttaTCGCAAAATTAGGAACTTTGAGATTGTTATACCACATGAagttatataaaaataataccaAGATTGTATATAAACAATCAGGAAATTGCTCACTCTCTAATTTGTTCTATCAAACTAATACTATGTTTATCTCGAATTGTAATTCTTTATGATCCCAGCTGTAAAAATTATTTACTGTCACGATAGGTATGAAGTCAAGTCCTtttcaaaatgattttgaaattttaaaagcaaatatttattgggcgtttggacataaaaaatgtaaaattccaaaaaaaaaaaaaaaaaaaaatcaagtgaaaatgatatttgaaaattagagttgtgtttggacatgaatataatttggggttgtttttgaagttttttgagTGATATGAATAAACATTTTAAAAAAcaactttttgaagtttttcaaaatttcaaaaaaattcacaattcattttcaagtgaaaattgaaaattgaaaattttatagtcaaacactgatttcgaaaaaaaataattttttttatgtccaaacgggctcctaGTATGTTACATGCCCTTTTGGTTGACTAGTCAGCCTCGTTTCttaacaaaaaacaaaatttgtgAAGAAATAATCCATTTAATTAGTTAGCTAAGAACAAAAATCAGACTGGGATTCTGGTGATCTGAATTAGAATAAGGCTAAGTACATGAGTCAGCGATGACTCTGATCAAATCCAGACGCACCAGCGAGCCAGCCTCTGCTAGTGATGGCTTTACAGACATTCCTTTCCAACTCTTTTTATTACATCAGAGATTCTCTCATGTTTTAAAAATTGCAAAAACAATCCCTAAAACTGAGTTCTCTACCTCTCTCTTAAATAATCCCATTGACAAGAGAGACATCTAAAATTGATTTTTACAACTTCGAATATCATGTGGTGATGAGTTTTGTGGGTCCAATGTTCCTTGAGTcgaggatctatcggaaacagtcttcTATCTTTATAAGGTATGAGTAAGATCTGCGTACAAATTATCATCCTCATACCTCATTTATGAGATTGCACTGGTTTCGTTATTGTTGTTGATGAGTTTTGTGGGTATTAATACGAGTTTGCAATATATTATACTATGTCATAGACGAGATCCTACTATGAGGAAGAGACTTTTTCATGATTTGTATTCAAATTTTAACGTCAAAATTGTACAACAATTACTCTTAAAGTTTCCGTATCTGCATAGTGAGAATTCTCAAATTGACTCGTTTTTAACTTACCACAATTTTATTCCTTTATTTAAATCGAGTCCAATAACGTGACAAGCTCTTGCATGCAGAATTAACATCAAAGTTGTAGGTtctcaaaggaaaaaaaaaaaaaaaaaagagaaagaaaaaggaacttTGCAAATCCAAATGTGAGCTAAGTATTTGGTATAAATTTGGATGCCGTAAAAAGTTattgaaaatgatagaaaataaTTCAATCCTGAAGCAAAACTAGAGTTACAATTAAAAATGTCTGACAAGCACATAGATTAGGTTTGGGGTTCGGCAACAGGTTGTTACTGCAGAAGCACCGTTGTAAAGTGCTAACATATTTGTTAAAATTGATCTCCTTTGTCGTTCAAGGAAGAGCTGGCTGGATTTTAATAATAAGTGGTACCTTTTAACTatgtcaaaatataaaattagTCTATGGGTCGAAATTAATTATATTTGTTagctaaaaatatattatatatataaaatataaatttcattagctattatttttaataacgattaaaaaatatttttattaaggCGGAATATATATACGGCTACTTTAACTTACTCAATATTTTCATCTAGCTACCTCGACTAAGGCATATACCTATTAAATACATTAAATAGCACAACTATGTGTCAATTTAATTTTGCCCGCTTACTTGGCACAAGACGTGAGAAACAACCAAACTGAGCGCGTGACTTCTTCCACATCCGCTGACATGGATTCCACAACGGTAAAAATTAAGATCCCCTCCCTTTATTAACTTATCCCAACAGAATACCAAAGATAATAAACCCTAAATCCTCTCATCTTCTCCCCTTCTTCTCCCATGGTAAATGTGCGACTAAATTGAAATAGAAGAATTCAAgcttcaatttttcctcttctcgCTACAATTTAAAATTCAAGTTTCTTCTCCTCACATCAAATCAAGCTtcaatttctttgttttcttttttgcacTACATAATCTCTGCCGAATATGGTATACTTATATCGATGTGGGCATGTTGCAAAGTTTCAAACTTGTTAGACTAATAAATACCCAAGTCGCAGATTCTACTGCTGCCATTTGGGAAAAGTAAgtatttttgttcaatttttttttaaattttcggaaTCCTCAATCTCAAGTTACATCTTTCTTCCTTGTAGGCATCTGGTGCATGCAAATTCTTTATGTGACATGATGATCATATGTCTGAGCAACCAATGAGGGTTATTTGTGGTCTCTTAAAGAAAGCTAACAAATTTGAAAGACAAAATGCTCGGTTGAAGTGAGTTGTGGCTCTACTGTTGCTTTACATAAGCTGGACTTGGCTTAAGGCTATCTAGTTTTTAGTAATTTGTTATGTATTAATGGATGATTTAGGGTAGGTTTTGTTCAGTAATTTGTAATTTGTAATTTGTAATATGCAATTTATTCTAGTATTGGTTTGGCCTATTGATCATTGTTAATCTAGAGTTTTCACCTTATGTTTGTGCAAATTATGTAATGTAACAAGTTGTTCGTTCTCTTAATATGAATTTCAATATTCGTTGTTCATTACTCTAAGCTGTCCTTATGCATAATTTTCAATGagttatgagaacaattcaataAAATGTCAACGACTATATGCCCACTGCAACTAGTAGCTCCAAAATATTATAGATAAGTGGCTCATATACGAGCTTCAAAATAAACATCAATAAGTAGTCATAGGCAATTACATTAtcaaaataaaagttttaaattGCCTTCTAGATCTAACAATTTGTTACATATTCAAAACAACGACAATCCTAATATCAACTACTTATCAGCAGCTCCTCTTTCATGTGCCAATATTCTTGAGGATTTTTTGCTGACTGGAGTTGTTGATGGTTGGCTTTTTCTACTGGATGCGCTCATATGTTGTAATTGTGCAGTTGTAATTGCTTTTCTGCCCCTCCATTTCAGGTCGTGTGGTTGAAAACCAATATCAATATTAATCCCAACTACACTTGTCACAACATTTCCACCCATGATGAGTCGTTCAGAAGTTGTACTAGGTTGGAATGTCACAATATCATGACACATTAGTCACATGCATTTGTGTTGCCATaatattagtaaaaaaaaaaaggtatgcTTGTTAACTTACATTTAGGATTATTCTAGACTGTACTTGTTGGTTGGACTGTATTTGTTGGTTGGACTGTGACTGCTGGCTGGTTTGTGCTTGTTGGCTTGACTGTCCTAATCTAGCCTGCAAAGAATTATTTTGGTAAGTATAACCTATTAATGGTATGCAATCAATTTAAGAATTGGATTAACTTACAACTACAGTACAATGAGCTTTGTTGTGTCCCTGTTGATGACACCCTGAACATGTCATTTTTACTTATTTCGTTGACCATTTGCCATATTTCTTTTTAGGTTCtttcttagattttcttctacACCTCTTGAGTTTTTCTGGCATTACTTTAGGCTCTGGAGGCTCAATGGTGGGATTATTGGTAGCATGCCACATTTTCAAGTTTGATATTTATTGAATAACATATTGATAGGCCCTAAGAAAGTAGTGCTTCATGTACCATTTTTTCACTTGAATGTCACATTCTTTATTTATGTGGTAATAAGCACATACTGCATGTGCACATGGAATCCCCCATAATTGCCAAGACCTACACGTATAGGTCTTCCTCAATATGCCAACAATAAACCTAAGTTGACCCTCTTCAATCTCAAACCCATTCTCACTATTCCATATCCTCTTATATTTTCTTGAATACTCTTTATTATCTTCTAACAGTAGCCTAACCACTTAGTGAAATATCTGAAATCCAAGTTTCAACAAATTTCCTCATCTCTACATGCCTATTCATAATCTTGTGTCTAATATCCTCTAACATGCTAATGACTTACTTGTGTCTAGGTCCCAATATCCaagaatttaaagtttcaaaCATGTTATTCTCTACTACATCACATTTAGCATGCTAAGTGAAATTCGCCATACACCAATACTCTTTATCATAGCACAACAAATCTTCACATATGTTATTCCCTATCATGCTTAAAGCTACTAACTCATTTTTAAATTTACCTCAAATGATGACTTTGCACATCtccataattattttcttctCTCCTCTCTTTTCCATTTCTTAGACCAGTTGGACCAAATATGCGTGGCACACATCCTGTGTTCAACACATGACATCAACTCATTAATGGCTAGTACAAGCCCCTGCAAAACATAATGAAGTTGAATCAAAATAGACATAAGCAATTAAAATCAATAAGTAGTAAATACAGGTAATAAGATACCTTCTGTATGTCTAACATGATAGTTAATTTCTATCAATTGCCCAGTTCCAGATCTGCAATTAGACGCTCTATGAACCAACTCCAAAATATTTGGTCTCTTGGTCTACAACTACCCATGCTATTGGATATATTTTTTGAATGCCATTATTCCCTATTGCTATTAGCAGTTCACCTTTACAAGCACTTTTTAAGAAAGTAACCATTAAAGCCTATAATCCTCCTACACCCTTCTATCCAAACCTTTTTTAGACATAAAAATACACAAATAGATTCTTTTCAGGTGTTGTTTTTGTGTCAGTTCTAATCTAGCATGAGCTCCCAGGATTTGTTTGCTTTATCATGTCAGCATAATAATAAAGTCTTGGAAACTCTAACTTCTAATCACCCATAAACTGTCTTATCACTCTCATTTTAGCCCTGTAACATACTGATCTACCAATATATAAGCCCAATTTGTCTCTCATCAAATCTTGAATTTTCAGAATTATAATTCTAGGTTGAGATGTGATTCCGTCCTTAAACTTGTTAGCAATAAACTTGGAAGTGCATATTTTGTTCTTATTATATATTGGACATTTATGGATAGGGTAGTAAGTCGTTACCATAAAGTCTCCTGTATTTTTGTCTTCACTAGCATACAATTACCATTTGCATCTCTTGCACTTGCACTTCACTCTAACTCTCTTACTATCATTAGGTCTCAATTTTAACCTAACTTTGTACTCAAGTTCATATGTAGCTACAACCTCTCTAAATTTCTTAGCATTTTCAAACACCACACCAAGCTCAAATATAGCTAATACACAATCTGGATCATCCCTAACCTTGTTACTTTTCTTTCTCCTAGGTAAATCAACTCAGGTTCAGTAGTATGATCTAACTCATCTTCGCTATCATCACTACCAACATCTAAACTATCAATATAATCCTCATCACCAACTAGTTTACCAACATACCCGACAACTTTGTTCCTTCCAATGTCCTTAAACCCTCTATCTATACCAGCTTTCCCTAAAATGATTTTCTTAGGCACTACAACTTCTTTCTTTTCTGCACATCATTAGTGTTGGCAACCTTGGCAGCCTTCGTAGTTCTCTTTTCATCCATGATAGCCCTCAATTTATCATCAGCATCACAGTCATCTTCTTCAGAAAATCCATCTAAATCAGAgtcactactttcaagctcagaATCAGTCCGATCTAGATCTGATAAATTACTAGGTCTTCTATACTAGTAGCCCCATACCCAAGTTCAGATCTAGACACATTTATTGgcctaccagtcgagtattcggGCCCAACAAGTAAGCTCACAACTTCAGTCCCAACATCAAAGCCCACAACTTTAGGCTCAGCAACTACAACTTCATCTATAATACGTGTAATGTATAAGTTGAAATTATCTCATGATTTTAAGTCATTCAGAATCTCTAAGAGTTGACAGGTTATTTTCAAGGCCTTGAACTCTGAACTTTTAAGGTCAAAGTGATAAAAATCACTCATAGAGGCATATCCTAAGTATTTAGCATAAGAATAAAATTCAATTACTGAAAAGAGGTCTTTATCAATAGAAAATACCACAGGTTCCCTCTCCCCAATATAATTTGGTACACAGTCAACATTAAACGTCCCTCCATGGAGGAATTTAGTGGCTATAAATTCCGACATCAGATAAAGTAATGAAATAGCTAACAAAAAGACAGATAAAGTTGCATGCAACGAAGACTTCAATTTAACCCTAAATTTGCTACCAAATATCAAGAATACCCTAAAACAAACATAAGACGACAAAGAGAGTGAAAAGAGAACTTATGTATCTTGTCTCTTCTCCACGAGCATAGATAATCCACCATCTGAGAATCCCCATTTGAGTTTCTCCGTCAATAACCTTAATCAACTTCTAACAACCCTAATTTTACTCCGAGTCAGAAATAGAATAGATGAAAAGGATAAATAGCACGAAATCAAAGGATAACCCTAAACCAAACACTATAATCGGATGAAAATTGAAGAAcgaaatcaaagaagaaaggaTAATCGATCGTGAGTGGAACAGAGAAGAAACAAATTTAGGTTTTTTTTAACTGGTCGAGATGAACGAAGTGAATTCTGGTAACGAGTAATTTACATCAGGCCTTTAGATTAGGAGTAATTCCGATGTGGTAAAAAAAATAGTTGGCATTTGTTGGTTGGTTCGTTTTGACACGTAGGACGCGTTTTACTTCACGCGcatatatttttaaaaggacTGAGCGAGCAAAGTTAAATTGACACATAATTGTGCTATTTAATAGGTACAAACCTTAATGTAGATAGCCATGAAAATATTAGGCAATTTAAAATAACCGTATATGTATTCTGCCTTTTATTAACTTAGGATAAAATACAAAATTGACTAATCGAATTTTACAAAGTGAAGAAACTAGCCAAATTTCAAAATCGTAAAATATGTGTGAAAAAGTTAAACAATAATcgaaaaagaaaatatgaaaaggaagagaaaagacaaaagaagaattAGAGTTGAAGTGTGCACCACAGGGCACAGGCTCACATAAGAGTGGCAGCTTTTTTAACCCATATCGCCATCTCTAGTGTATCCAAATTAATAAGTCTCATATTctacttctctctctctctctcctctctctctctctctacgcGGGTTATAGGAGAAGGTTAAGACAATCAAGGGAAAGAGGAAGAGTTCCAATTTAACAGTGCTACTTCTACTTCCTAAGCTTTATCACTATTTTTCAAGATATAGCAATTTTCCGTGAAAATACTCCCTCCACCATTTCAGGTCCAACTTTTTCCCAGAAAACGCCAACGGTTCAGTGTTTTCTTCTCTCAATCTGTGAATCATCAATGAGACCCATCTGCACATGAATCTACATTCGAGATTACACTGCTGTGTTTTAGATTTGGTTACACCCATTCGAGATTCTTCATATGTGGGATTGTGCATGCACTACAGAGCAGACTCTGATCAAAGCcaattttttcttttgtcttgTAGTTATATCTGGATCGTAACGACGACACAAAACTAGTGAGAAGATCAGGAAGAGTTTAATTTTCCTTTAGAGTAAATGAGTCAAACTCTCACTTACCACCGCTTTCCAGCTGTGCAGAGTCCATTGCTAAAACCGCTACCTTCACCACCTATATATAACAACCCAAACCCCTTACGTTTTTCATCTCACACACAATACAACATAGAGCATTAGAGCTAGCCCTCGCTCCCCTCAGTCCCTCACTTACTGTATTTTTCATTTACTCTTTTGTTGTAAAAATGCCGTCCAAAGCTTCAGTTCCGCTGAAGATAATTAGGAACCAAGTTTTGCTGCCGGTGGCAGGCCACTGGCTGATGCTTTCTGTAGCAATTAATTTCGGGCTGTTACTTAAGCTTATTCATGACGGTCATTTAAGGATGGTCTGGTCTTCTGGCCTGAATGGAATGCCTGATAAAGAAAATGAAGGTTCTCTTTCATCTTTATCTTCTTCATTTTCAGCGCAGGCTACGCAGGGAAATGAAGGGCTAATACAGCAGACGCTCATAAATCTTGACCAGTAAGTGGCTAGCAGAAAGATCTTTTCTTTAAGCATTGTTTAATTGCACTGCATGtcctccttttccttttcctaaaaATTCAAAGATGTTTGTTGCTGCAGAACCAATCTGCTTAACATTTCTGCCAATGCATGCCTGAAATTTTTGAGACACTCTTCCAAAATAACTTGTTTTTTTCTCAAAGGACTTTGCTGAGTTGATGAAGCGTATTTGTGTTACTTTATCTGGGTTTTTTTTACAAGAATGCATGAGATGTACGAAATGGTCAGGATAGATGGTTTATCGGGTAAAAGTAGAATATTTACCCGCAATTTGCCCTTTGCAAAAAGGAGATGACCAATTGATAACAGGTCGGGATCAGTCTAGTTCGACGGATACTCGTATCTGTGTCTGAACTTAGATGTACAAGCGTTTTGTTTTTTTCCAGCTCCGATCTGCTTAAAAGCTGATAAAGTGATCCGCATGTCACAAAACTTCATCTCCTCCTCAATTCTTTCTGCTTCCTGTAATTGTTTTTGTCAAGCCAGGAAAAAAATGAGCTTCCTTTTCTGCTGTTGTTGCCTTGAATGCAGGTCATCACACACAATAGGGATGTATAGATGACAGGTTTTACTGATATGAGAAGGATTTCAAtgtttttctgatttttgttactttACCCTTTTCCCGGAATCGGTAGGGTTAAGAGGAGGTGGCGGTGGGGTGTGTGTCTGTGTGTTGGGAGGGGGCGGGTAGTAGGGTGGTTGGGGTTCTATCTGTAAAAGTTAATAAATTGGCCAGATTCGAAAATCTCTTTGGGCTTAGAGTAAGAGGAGAAAGTAAAACACATCTTCTGTTTAAGTCTTTAGACCAGTTCAATAATTGCATATTAATTACGTGACACACATTTTCGCTTTAATGTTAAGTTGCTTAATTCGGTGTAGAAACATTGGGGCAAGATTGAGTTTGACCGAAGGAGAGGGGGGTGTAACTTGGGCTACAGTTAGCTGGTGGTtgtgttttctttttcctttcctttttttttttactttgttgTTTAGAGTATTTGACTGAGTTAAAAAGCTACAGGAAGCAAAAGGCATAATAGCCAGGCTGCTAGGACTGTTTAATGAGTAACTTGCAGTGAGCGGTTTACGTTATGTCAGTTGCTAGTTGAGACAAAGACAGATCTTTCCTTGGCTGTGAATTCCAATGTGCATTATGTTATAGGGAGTAGTGGAGAATGCTTCACTTCGTATTTAATGATCTCTGTTCCCAAAGCTAGGTTCTGCTGTTAATGTACGAACCTCTCAGACCACCTTACGATGGTGGTCCGTGATCTGTTTGACCGGACATTATCATTCTCGTGCTACGTACTTGTTGGATGACCCTCAAACTACTCAACAAAACATCTTTTTTTGCTTTACTAATATTTCTTCACTCTTCATAAGGTGGTCATTTTGGATTCCTTCGCCACCATGTTAGCTTAAAGTTGCTTTTACTCGACGTGTAATTAGATGCATGTTTGTGGGTCTTTCTTGGTTTAGTGCACTTGATACATAAAGATCCCCTTTTGTCCTTGAGAAAATCTAAAGACCGATGCTTGGGACCCTTAAGATTGGGAAGTGCACTTTAAGACCCACCCCCTTTATACATTTTGGAAATGTGGGTGCATTGCTTGGTCTTAAATGTATTGGGGTCATGTCTTTGTGCTTACCAACTTTTTTGGAGCCATTTTTAGGTCATTCTACCGTTTGTAGTTAGTTTGAAGAATGTATTTTGTTGGCACTTCTGCCGAGCCTGATCCTTGATAAACAAGGGGTACAAAGTCGAACATCGGCTCTCCTCCCACATGGCCCCACATGCTGTGAAGCATAAAGTTCTGTTTAGTTGACCTAATTGCTACAACAACTATGCTAGGTCCTCAACAAGTTGGGGTCAGCTATGAATCCTCACTCACATGTTTTTTCATTTGCACTCATCTAAGGCCAATATTACACAAAACAAAATAAGTACTAGAAGTTCGCTATATTTGTATTGGCATGTAGATCTCTGTCATCCTATAGTTTCTTCCTCTAATGGAGCAGGGTCCACAACTCTGCATTCTGTACCTACCTTTTATTCCATAATAATTCACATCATCGTAAGGAGTACCACCATCTAGATTGTTACCCTCCTTAGTTATATGATACTTCACTTTGCATTTGTTATGTAAATCTGATTGCTTTAATTTGCTGCTGAAATATTAGGAACTTCAGACTTACTTGCTTTAATAATGTACTATTATTATCACCACGATAATTATTTAATACTCGCTAACTTTCTAAACGTTGCCGCATGGGTTTGCTGTACTTCGTTTACGAAACTTAAGGTCTTTATTACTTCATCATATCTTGTAAGTACTGTCTGTGCCAGCAAATACAACTAATTATACGGGAAGGTCCGATTCATTTACAAATGCTTGTGTGTTTATTTAATGAGCTTCGAGAATCTTTTGCCGTGATTCTATAGTCACTATGTTCAAACAGTATGAGTTTTTTTTATGTCCTATTGCACTCAATGCAGCGGTGATCCAACTATGTACCAGAGTTATTGGAAGCAGATGGGGGACAGAACAACAGTTGTCATATCTGGTTGGCAATCTGTTAGTTATTTCTCGGATACCAAAACCCATTGCTGGTTTCTGGAACCAGGTTTTGCAAATGCAGTAACTAAATTGCACAATCTAGTAAGGAATGCTGAGACTGGAAACCGACACATCGTGGTTGGGACAGGATCTACCCAACTGTTTCAGGCTGTACTATATGCCCTATGTCCATCTGATGCTCCAGAGCCAATGAGTATTGTATCCGCTGCCCCATTTTATTCGGTAGGTGATGCACATTATAATATGCTTTGTCAATGGATTTTAAGATATGCAGTTCATTCCATTTCTTGTCTTGTTAGAGTTGGGCAAATAAAGGTATTTTAACATGTTCATGTGTTACTGGACTTAGATAACAAGGTTATCAGTGCCTCATAGAGTTGGAATATATATTTGGAAAGACTTGAATCCAAATAAGCTCAACCCCATGCATGATAAGTAGTAGGGTTCTTCATTAGAATTCTTATTTGTTTCCTTGGATTCGGCGAGGTGCATGTTTCTGCTCTATATATTTCCTGTTTGATAGTTCTTCCTGTATAAGGAAAAATTTAAACTATATTCGTCTTAAATGTTTAAAAGACCTTGTACATTGATGTGCTAACTTATTTGCCCCCGGGACCGATTAAATGACCCCTTTTTAAGTATTTGATGTTTCGTGTATTCTACGTTTTCCCTTTAAGTTGGCACTCAGGGATACCCAAACCCAGAGATCCTTAGCCGTCTTTATTCCCTTCTCTATCTAATAAAGTTATTCGTCCTCTTTATGCTTCAGACTGGAGAGATTTAGGGGTATGAGATAACTGTTCAAGTAACATAGGCATCTAGCTTCTGTTTCCTTCTTTCTAGTTTCTTATTTTATGTCCGTTTATGGAAAACATGTGAACCAGCACTTGCAGACCTAGAAAGCAAAAAGATGAGTAAGCGACTTCCATGTGCGTTTTATTACTTAGATAGAAATATATAATTAATCCATCAAACAACTAAATTAAATGAACAATATTCGTCCTTCTCTTCCCCTTTAAAGTATATCTTGGGTTAGATGTTTATTTAGGATATCACCAGGATTGGTTGTAAGAAAGCTACTACACCATAAGTAGACTCATTTTCCTTTAACTTGTAAACCTACCATCTCAGCTGAGCACTGTCTAACCATAATGAACTTCTGTTCCAATCACGAGAAGTTGGCAGCCGCAGGCATATTAACTTAGCATTGGAAAAATCAGGGTCGTAAAAATTAAGTTTCTCATTTAGCTGCATATGAAGTCATGTAGTAATTTAACTTTATGTCCTTCCATTGCTTTAGTTCTGTGACTTTCCAAGAAAGGAACTTGTCTACTTTCAGCAAGTCTAACATATGATAAATAGTTTTGTTATAGAAATAACTTCACATATTCATATTTTTTACTTCTTGCAGTCATACCCACTGATCACTGAATGCTTGAAATCTGGGCTCTACAAGTGGAGAGGCGACGCCAATGAGTTTGACAGAGATGAGCCTTATATTGAGCTTGTGACTTACCCAAACAATCCTGATGGATCAATCAGGGAAGCCGTGGTCAATGGGAGTGGAGGAATATTGGTTCACGACCTAGCTTATTATTGGCCCCAGTATACTCCAATTTCTTCTCCGGCAGACCATGATATAATGTTGT
This DNA window, taken from Nicotiana tabacum cultivar K326 chromosome 4, ASM71507v2, whole genome shotgun sequence, encodes the following:
- the LOC107767293 gene encoding tryptophan aminotransferase-related protein 2; this translates as MPSKASVPLKIIRNQVLLPVAGHWLMLSVAINFGLLLKLIHDGHLRMVWSSGLNGMPDKENEGSLSSLSSSFSAQATQGNEGLIQQTLINLDHGDPTMYQSYWKQMGDRTTVVISGWQSVSYFSDTKTHCWFLEPGFANAVTKLHNLVRNAETGNRHIVVGTGSTQLFQAVLYALCPSDAPEPMSIVSAAPFYSSYPLITECLKSGLYKWRGDANEFDRDEPYIELVTYPNNPDGSIREAVVNGSGGILVHDLAYYWPQYTPISSPADHDIMLFTLSKCTGHAGMRLGWALVKDEAIAKKMVKFIEISSIGVSKDSQVRAAKILDVIADTYEHAETSNESIRFFDYGYQEMAKRWRQLREAVNKGQTFSLPNLPVGKCNFSNRTFGTQPAFAWLKCEKAIDDCESFLRKHKILTRGGVHFGSSKKFVRISLIGHEEEYNEFIRRLSLINSVESL